Below is a genomic region from Mesorhizobium sp..
GCAGCGCCCAGTTCGGCCGCCTCGATCATTGTGCCTGCCACGACATCTCGGCCGAGCGCATCGCCGACTGCGTTCACAGCGGCGCGGCAAGCGTCGTGGCGGTGTTCGCGATGAACCGCTGCAAGTTGAAATGCGGCGATTGCGTCCCGGCGATCCGCCGGGCGATCGCCGGCCAGGCGGACAGCCAATCCATCCCAGCCACAAAGGAGAATTTCGATGGGACACCACATGGAACCGGGCCAGGCCAAGGTCAAGCTCGAGCACTACCTGGATGACGGCAACAAGATCGCCTTCGAGGCCTATGTCGACGCCTCGGACTACCAGGCGGCGGTCGCCGCGGCGGAGAGCCTGTTCAGCGACGCGCTGAAGTCGATCGCCGGCGGCGGTGCCGCTTCGATGCGCAAGGTCAAGATCGAGATGTAGCGAGTGGCGGCCGCGCTTCCCGCGCGGTCGCGCCTCCCGCGGAGGACAAAGCCATGCGCAGCATTCAGCAGATCGGCCCGGCATCCCCGGGCGCGCAGTCCGCGGCAGCGATGCCGCGCGCCCAATTCATCGCGGACACGCTCGCCGTGCTGTACACGATGCGGATCTGGATCCTCTGCCTGCTCGCCGTCATCGCCGCGCAATCGGCGCTGGCGCCCTCAGTCGCGTGGATCACCAAGGAGGTCCTCGCCTCGGTCACCGAGATCAACCGCGACATCATCATCCGCCTGCTCATCGACTGGGCGCCGCTCTATCTTGCCATTACCGGCGCCGGCATCTTCCTGTCGTCCCTGGACAAGGTGTTCGACAAGCTCATCGACGTGCGACTGCTGATCACCCTTCAGCGGCTCTATCTTGACCGCCGCGATACCGAGGCCGAAGGCAAGGATGCATCCCAGGTCCTGTTCGGCGCCCGCATCGCCAATAAGGGCTTCGACATCATCTACAAGAAATCGTGGAAAATCGCGACGATGGTCGTCTCGGTTTTCGCCTGGCAGCTGACGCTCGGGGCCGAATGGCTCGGCCTGATGGTGTTGTCCGTGCTCGCCCCCAGTCTCTTCGTGTTCAAGCTCGGTCCGCATGTCCAGCGTCTGAGCGGCGACATCCTGATGCAGCACGAGGACATCGCCAGCAATACTCGGCGTCACCGGCGCGGCGTGTTCGAGGCCGCGCAGGACGCCTGGATGGCGTCCTCGATCAAGTTCGAACTGATCAAATGGGTGACCGACGAAGGCGCCAGTGTCCTGTTGTGGACGTCGCTCGTCGCGCTCGTCTTCGCCTCCTACCTGCTCGGCCTCGGACTGGTGCCGGAAGAGATCGACATTCCCACAGCCGCAGCCTTTCTGGTCAACCTCAAGCTTGTTGCCAAGCCGATGATGGAGATCAGCCGCACCTATTCGAAATGGCGCGAAGCCTATCCGGCAATGGCGGCGGTATTTTCGGGCGGCGAGATTCCCGGTAAGCGACGCAAGCTCCGATAGAGCAATTCCGGCGAAGGGTGGATCACTCTGTTTCTCCGATGGCGGGGCGATCCGCCAGGGTCCGCAGGACGGTGCAGGCCGTGCCGGTGGCGCGGTCAAATCCGCCTGACGGTGAGGTGGACCAGCAATCGATCCAGTGGATCGATTGCCCACCGAACGGCGCCCGCCAGCGGAAAGCCCCGTCGGTTTGCCTTCGGCAAAACCGACCATCCGAAGTTGCCGGTCGTCCTTTCCCGCTGCGCAGCAGCGGGGGCGACCGGCGGGCCGGGTGAATTCGAGCAAAATCCGTCGGTCTTCGGACTTGGCCCTGCTACCAGCACGTGCGCGCCGAAGACCTAGACCTTGGCCCGAATTCTCTCCGGGAGAGTGACTCTACGTTCACCGGAATTGCTCTAAATCTGGCGTGCCGGCAGGCCAGGCTCGAATTCGACGGCGAGACGCCAGGCATTCGCCTGCCGGCTTCCCCGATCGCAACTCATTCTTGACAGGGGCGCTCTCCCGGCCGAGGCAGGCTTCGCCGTTTTCGAACCCGGAACAAAGCAAATTGCTCGAATTGACTTCGCCACGCCCATTTGCGATCTGCTGTGGCGCGTTCGGCATCTTCCGGCAGATCTATGGTATTTTCGGACCAGGCTTTTCTCTACCTCTTTCTGCCGCTGACGCTGCTCCTGGGAGTGATCCTGAACGGCACGCGATTGTTCTCGCCGTTCATCCTCCTATCGAGCCTGGTCTTCTTCTACTGGTCGTCGGGCCTCTACGTGCTGCTTCTGCTGGCCAGCATCGTGCTGAACTATTGCGGCGCGCTCGCGGTCGAACGATGGCATCGCAAGAGCGTGGTTGCCGCGGTCATAGGGCTCAACGTCCTCATCCTCTGCTATTATAAATACACTGCCTTCCTGCTCGGCTCGGTCGGCTTCTTCGGCTCCGAGCCGCTCAAGGCGTTCGCCGAGGCGATCGTGCTGCCGATCGGCATCTCCTTCTTCACTTTCCAAGGCATTTCCTATGTCATCGACGTGTGGCGCGGCGAGGTGAAGGCGGAACCGAACATTGTCCTGTTCGCGGCATACAAGGCTTTCTTCCCGCAGCTGATCGCCGGGCCGATCGTGCGCTACAAGGACGTCGAGAAGGATTTCCATCACCCGCAGCTCGACGCCGACATCTTTGCCGCAGGTGCCGCGCGCTTCATGGTCGGCCTGTGCAAGAAGGTGCTGATCGCCGACAGCGTGGCAGGCGTGGCGGATGCCTCGTTCGCGCTCGCAGGCGCCGACCAGACCTTCGTTTCGGCGTGGCTGGGCGCCATCGCCTATTCGATCCAGATCTATTTCGACTTTTCTGGCTATTCGGACATGGCGATCGGGCTCGCCATGATGTCCGGCATCCGCTTCAGGGAGAACTTCAACCACCCCTATGCCGCCGCGACGGTGACCGAGTTCTGGCGGCGCTGGCACATGTCGCTGTCGACCTGGTTCCGCGACTATCTCTACATTCCGCTCGGCGGCAATCGCGCGGGGCCGGTGCGCACCTACGTCAACCTGATGATCGTCTTCCTCGCCACCGGCGTCTGGCACGGGGCGGCGTGGACCTTCGTGCTGTGGGGCATCTACCACGGCGCGTTCCTGATCGGGGAGCGGCTGCTGCTCGGGGGCAAGGCGGTCTCCTCACAGGCTCTCAGGCTCGTCTACTTCTTCCCCGTCGTGATCGTCGGCTGGGTGATGTTCAGGGCAAATGACATTACGGCTTTTGCCGCCCATGTGCGGGCGATGGTCTCGCCGCTTGCCGACGGGGCTTGGACGCTGCCGGGCACGATGACGCTCGCGCTTTCGCCCCAGGCGACGACCGCGATGCTCTTCGCCAGCCTGCTCATCCTCGTGCAGGGCCAGTTCCGGCCGGCGGGCGTGGTCGCGGCCGGCGCGAGCGGCGATGTCGCGCGCTATGGGCGGCTCGCCTTCGTGGCCGCGGCGGCGGTGCTGTGCACGATCTACGTCGTGCCGCAGGCCTTCTCGCCCTTCCTCTATTTCAGGTTCTGAGGATGAAGTTTGCCAATCTCGCCACCGCCGCCGTGTTCGCCGCGTTTCTCGCTGCGCCGATCGGCAGCCTTGCGCTGCTCGGACCGCACGAGTGGGCCGAAAAGATCGTCACGGCGGAAGAGCTGGGCTCGCCGCAGCTCTATGGGGCTGACGATCGCTACAGGGACGACGTAGCGCGGCGCCTGGTCAGCAATTCGCCGGTCGGCATGGATGCAATCAGCGCCAAGAACAGCCTTGATTTCAAGGTGTTCGGGTTCGTCAATACGCCCGCAGTGATTTCCGGCGAGCGCGGCTGGCTGTTTTTCAAGCCGGGCTTCCAGGACGGCCAGTGTATGTCGGATCGCGAGGCTGGCGTGATGCTCGGGCAGATCGAGGCTCTGCGGACAATCGCAAGGGGGGCGGGATTCGACTTCCGGATGTCGGTCTCACCTGACAAGGAGGTGGTCTATCCCGAAAAGCTCGGCCCCGCCGCAGAGGCCGCAGCCGGCTGCAAGATCCTCTCGTCCCGCAAATGGCGCGAAATGGCCAAGGCCAGAGGATCGAGCGTGATCGATCATTTCGAGGTTATGGACCACGATTTCACCGACGACCTGCTCTACTACAAGACGGACACCCATTGGAACGATCTCGGAAAGATCAAAGCCTTCGGACAGCTTGTTGAAGAGTTTACGGGGCGAAAAGTCTCGGGAACAGCCATCCCGAGCAAGACGGTCAATCAAATCACTGATTCTCCGAGGAATCTTCTTAGAATATATCATACCGAAAAGAGAAATATATATGACAAATATATAGAAATGAATTTCCCTCCGGTTAGCAAATATAAGATCTCCGGAGCAATTATTATCCACGATTCGTTCTACGGCGTCAGTCGAGATTTAGTAAGCAGGGTTTTTCTTGAACCGGTACTTTTCGCCTATGAATCCTCAGGAATACGTCGAAATTTTCGCGATAACTTAGCAAACTCCCCGAGACTTGTTCTGGCAAACACGGTCGAGCGCTCCCTGGAACGACGCCTCCGGACCGACTTGTCCTGGAACGGTGCCGTGGGCAAGGCGTTCATCGAGGCAAATGAAGCTGTGGCGCGGGAATGCTCAATGTCCAACACACCGCAGGACGGCCTAACGCTCAGGAACATGACGGAACTTGCCCCCGGCGACTTCAAAGCCGGAGCGGACCCGCAGATTCTTGTCGATTTGCCTGACGATGGGCGACCCTGCGTGCGGATTCTCTTCGAGACGACAGCGAGGCAGCCGACCTTCATATACCTGCCGGTGCGCAATCCGGTGAATAAGATCGGGCGGTACACTGGGGGATTCTCGGTGATGCTCTCCAACGAGCCTGGGGAACGCGATTTCTGGATCGTGCTTCCGGAAGACTTCGCCGGCACAACCTTGCGGATCGACCCCATTGCCGCCAACGGGCCAGTGTCAAGGCTGAAGATACAGAGCGGATTTCTCCCATCAATCGAGACCGCCGCCCGCTGAGGATGTGAGCACGTTCGTCTCTTGGGCAACCAGATTGCCGCGCCATGAGAGAACGTGTCGCCGACCGAAACATCCGCCGTTACTGGCGCGGTGGGATTATCGAACCAGTTCGGCGTGGAGTGCGGCGGCGCGGGCGCGGCTTTCCTCGCCGTAGCGGACGAGTGTGGCGAGCTTGTTCTCGCGGAAGACAGTCAGGGCGGCATCGCAGGCGGCGAGGGCCTGTTCGGCCAGCGCTGGATCGCGCCGCTTGCGGCCGAGTTCGGTGATCGCGCCGCATAGCGTGTCCTGCGCCTGGGCCGCCTCGACGGGGGAGCTCAACGCCCGAAACGCGGCGTGTGCGTCGCCTGCGTATCTTGCCGCCTCCTCGGGATCCGCGCTGCCGTCGCCGAGCCGCGCGAGTTGGATGAGACCCCAGGCCAGACCATTGGCGGAGCCGGCCCACATCGCCGTCTCGGCCTCGCGCGAGGTTGCCGCAAGCAGCGCGCGGAAGAAGCCGACCGCTTCGGACAGAGGACCGCTGTCCTTTGCCGCAGTGCCGAAAGTCAGCAGCGCGTTGGCGAGCGCGGTGCGGGCCTGACGCCAATAGGCGGGGAAAGCCTCCTGCGTGTAGAACGCGTCGGCCTCCCGATAGGCGGCGACCGCGCGGCGCAGCATATCGGTTTGGCCGGCGAGATCGCCGAGCACCAGCAGGGTATCGCCCTCGGCGAAGCGGACGAAGGCGCGGTTCTGCTCGTCGAGCGCCGTCGGCGGCAGCTGGCCGACAGCAGCCAGAAGTCTGGCCGATTCCTCGAGGGGCGCCGCTTCACCGGCGGTCTGTCCCAAGGTCCGCAGCGCCTGGGCGAAGGTGACGGCCGATTGCCAGTCGCGGCCGATCGCTGACGGATCAACCTCGAAGACGCCGCGGAAGATCGCAATCGCCTCGCGCAGGACGACCGTATCGCCGGCCATGGTGGCGCGTGCCGACAGCGCCGAGGCGAGCTTGATGCGAATACGGTCGGCCTCCCCTGCTTCTAGTGCGCCGGCGGGCGCTGCTGCCAATGCGCGAAAGAGATCGGCGGCCTCGCCGAGCGCCGCGGTGTCGTTGCGGGACTGGCCGCGCGCGAGCTGCAGTTCGGCGAGGTTGCCGGCGATCCTGCGCCAGTCGTCCGGGCTCCGTCGCGCGTCAAGGTCGGAGAGGGCGGTCCGGTAGGCGGCTATTGCGCCATCGATCGCCGTCTCGTCGCCGCCCGGCGCATAGTAGGCCGCGTTCTGCAGGGCGACACCGCGGCTTTCCGCGGCGGAGGCACGGCCGGGCCGGTCGGTTTCCGGCAGCCGTT
It encodes:
- a CDS encoding MBOAT family protein; this encodes MVFSDQAFLYLFLPLTLLLGVILNGTRLFSPFILLSSLVFFYWSSGLYVLLLLASIVLNYCGALAVERWHRKSVVAAVIGLNVLILCYYKYTAFLLGSVGFFGSEPLKAFAEAIVLPIGISFFTFQGISYVIDVWRGEVKAEPNIVLFAAYKAFFPQLIAGPIVRYKDVEKDFHHPQLDADIFAAGAARFMVGLCKKVLIADSVAGVADASFALAGADQTFVSAWLGAIAYSIQIYFDFSGYSDMAIGLAMMSGIRFRENFNHPYAAATVTEFWRRWHMSLSTWFRDYLYIPLGGNRAGPVRTYVNLMIVFLATGVWHGAAWTFVLWGIYHGAFLIGERLLLGGKAVSSQALRLVYFFPVVIVGWVMFRANDITAFAAHVRAMVSPLADGAWTLPGTMTLALSPQATTAMLFASLLILVQGQFRPAGVVAAGASGDVARYGRLAFVAAAAVLCTIYVVPQAFSPFLYFRF